AATGGCTCAAATCCCCTGCTTTTAACACAAGAGCACTGATACACCCCCTGTGATCCACCCATGTCTCTGtagatacaaacacacacttacacgcaggcgcatacacacacacacacacttggctaAGGATGATGATGTAAGGTAACCTTCTTCTGAGATCCTGGTAGGTATCTATGGCTATGACTACAGAGTTTCTCTATGGCATGTTTTGATTAGAATGAGAGAACCACTAGAGAAAGGAAAATAGTGAGATCGACTGGATAAACGTGGCACCGGAATGGCACGTATGTCACATCACATAATCGAGTACTGTGAATGGAGTATTTAGCAAGCTCCCCCCTGTGCAGGACGTCATCTTTTGCTAAATTGCACGTGCATTTattcatgtatgtatgtgtgtgtccttgCGTGAGTATACGTGCGTCCATAAATACATTGCGTCTGTGGTGATCCGACAATGTGCGTGAAGTGATGCGACTACGTACGTTcttcacactcacatacacacacagaaaatcatGGCCGTTTTTGGGGTCGAAGAGGTAAAACCGCTAAATATCAGCTAGCCAGCAAATTCACAAACACCAAAGCCTGTTACAAGAGAAACTGCAGCAGATTGGAGAGATAGAGTGAGGAGAAATGAATACATCCATTGATAAATAGAGAGAAAACTATAAAATGGCACAATGCAATACTTTTGTCGCctcatatatataaaacaaaaaaaggaagtatttacaaaaaaaaaaaaaaagagagaaaaatttaTACCCACTTTGATTTTTTGAATTCGAGCAAAAAACATTCTTGTTTAGGGAGCAGTAAGATGcatgttgtttctgttttttattttatttttattattattatttcacttaCTTTTTGCGGGGGAAACTGGGGATAGGGTATGTGCTGTTGGTGCAGACTGGGGTTTGTCCTTCTCCTTCGGGGTAGGAAGTGTggagtgtatgtggtgtgtgagtgtatgagacTCTTTCTCTACGGAGGACTAGGTAATAGGGAGAGAGGGTCTCTGACTTGGTCAGGTGGGTGATAGGGGGGAGATGGGTGGGGGAGCATTTTAGAACTGGAGATCTTCATCTGCGCTCAGCTCATCCCGCAGTTCCTTGTTCCTGCGCACCACCTGGGCATGTCTCTCCTGTATACACATAGAACCACAAatacacattatattacattttatgatCCATGTGTCATATTTCTTTACTCTCCTACACTCTATTTAATATAGGTAACCTCTATATATACAGGTAGCCTATATATAGTTACGATGGTTTCATGGGTTGATGGGTTTGATGggttgagatatatatatatatatatatatatatatatatatatatatatatatatatatatatatatatatatatatatatcctcaaggctctaactctcactcagcctctccctgctctaaaTCACCTACAGCTGTTTCccattacctttcccctttGTAAGGTCCCGATTCCACCTCACTCGCTCTACTCGTTGCCATGAAAGATCTACCGGACGTCCTACCACTAGTATTCCCCGTACTTCGATGCTACTGGCTCCACTTTGGAGGAGGTACTCAAGATAGGTTTGCCTTTAACGGTTCACattggcgatcatccctggactacccgcATTCCGGGTTCTACCCGCATTCCGGATTCTACCAGCATTACGGACCCTACCCGCATTCCGAATCCCACCCGCATTACGGACCCTACCCGCATTACGGATTCCACCCGCATTAGGAATTCTACCCGCATTCCGAATCCTACCCGCATTATGGATTATACCCGCATACCGGACCCTACCCGCATTATGGATTATACCCGCATTACTGATTATACCCGCTCTCCGGTTCGTATTTATCCTCAAGGCTCTGCCTTGTATATGCAGACAAATAGTGTTTAACCGTACTCTTCCGACTCTTGTTCTGTCGGTGACAGGAAAATATATCTtttgaaaattttatattaaatggtACCAAATTACCCAAATAGGCTCGAACAAgtgtaaaataattgtttttagttaaattgttctatttcttttatttcatttaattcatttaatttgtgccaatttaattggtTACTCAacttaaacaatataataaagtatattgcattcatttaatttattcaatttgatttttatcaaataaaaaatattattttatataatagtcaaataagcaggcattttatttaaaattgttttaaaaatgtaaattgttgttcacaaattttaataataaacaagcaGTTTTATGTACCAAAACTGAACCAAACTGGTAAAACCTAGGTATGTACCGAAATGTGGATTTTTGTAACGTtgcacccatatatatatatatatatatatatatatatatatatatatatatatatatatatatatatatatatatatatatatatatataaaatggtaaTGTTTTCTGCAATGTTTCACAATGCACTACACTTTACACTGCTAATGCTAAAGTATAGTAGCATCTGCAAATCTTCAAACAGggatataaaattaatttttttattttaatatatttattatatatttaatatttatattaaatgttatttttgctCCAAACTACTTCCTTGTAGAAAGTCATAGATTCACAACTGCAGCAAGCTCCATTTCATTGTTGCACACACTCTTTGGTTTGCTTAGCTTTTAGCTCTGACCCCCTTTTCCAACATCCACAGTCAACAGACATGGCTGCCCAGGACGACACTTCCTAGAATTCACAAATGTTGCATCGTTCTCAGTCTGCAGACTTCCGATTGAGcacacattcacaatcacaTATAATCAGCCTTTAAATAGGACTCTATGTGCATCTCTTAATCAGCTCCCTACTTCACTTATCAGGGCATTGATCAGAGACTCTGCACTGcagatgtttattatttttacttactGGATATAACATATTTTCTAAATCCTTTAATATTTCCTCTCAGGCAGCTTTATCTACAAATATTTAACTGTCAATTGATTATATACATAGCTATTTTGACTCTTATAATTGTTTTGTATGAGATGTGCTCATGTTGCTGGAATCTAAATCATCACTGTGTCCTAATATGTAATAAACCGCTGTCCTTGCCAGTGTCCTAACATGTGTACTCAATATACTGAGTCACGACGTAGGAAGTAGGGATCTAATTGAGATGCACCTTCTTATTCAATCATACTTTGCGACGTATACACTCAGTTTATCTGTGTTTTTGTAATGTTACCGCACCTGTTTGTGTGCCACAGATTTTAGTTTGACCGGTATTTCgttctgtttttttgtatttgtacagTAGTCCCTGCCTTACGATGTAGATGCGTTCtgatgaccccatcgtaacattaaaatattgtaagccgagacatggcctagcctacccaggagtcttaaaaaagcgtgatcagtatggggtagtgtcAGGGTTTTACCCTTTGTGTTACATTTCCAGTTTtactctctctgcaactgggcTCACCATCGCTACTGTGGTGCCACACTGGAGTGTTCGAGCCCCTGATAAAGTAATATactataatttaacaaattacaacaGAGAAATTTACAGTAGcgtagtatataaatatataaactatgcagtatatatgtttgtggaGGGCGGAGCATACGCTGCTGCATTTGTACCCGAAACGTAAaatctttttcacattttgtcatATCACTATCATTACCGTTAGTTAAACCATCATAACTTGGGGGCCATCTGTATATCCTGTATCTAATGGCCTACATAAGCATGTTATTTGCCTTTTAAAGCTGTGCTGCTGCAGGTGTGTCTGTCTTTACCTTTATTACATGCCAGGAATAACTtgattacatttcaaaatgacTTGGTGATAGTTCAATGCAATAAGATTTGATTATGcaagaaacaaaacattatGAGGAACACATTATAGAACTGCTATCATAATAACAGTGGTGTGGTGCGTTGAAGACAAAACTGATGTTTACTGTTTTTCAATATGAGCATatccaaaatctttatttcttcttaTACCCTCCTGCCAAGGATTATAATATTTACCTTAGTAATGAACAACATATACTCTTTAAACTTTATAAACAGTTTATAGTAATATTGGCTAATATTGGCTATTTCCACACcagtttctattttcttttatttcacttGATGTTAATAAGACTAAAATATCTTCtgcattgataaaaaaaaatttatgtatgCCACTTAAAAATAGGCAATCCCATCCTTAATCTTGTTTTCCATTGGGATCATGTACATACAATAATTTTTTGCATGAgtctatgttaaaaaaaatacttaaacctAAAAAACctttatacaatttaaataatatgtGGCCAGACATTTTTGGTTTACGATGGCTGAACATGATATTTAGTGCGTTCCTGTGCAAACTCTGCTTTAGGAGCCTCTTCTAATAAAATCATATTGCAGCTcaataactttttaaaatgtattttattccaACTAAATCTAATTCTTTCTCTTATCCAGGCAGgtgcttgttttttgttattttcctgAACAAAATACTCACCCTCTCCTGAAGACGCTCGAGCATAGCTATGAGCAGAGCCTCGCGGTTCTTGATGTTGTGCTCCATCTTCATGGTGAGTTTCTCCTCTGCCATCTTGCTGAAGTTGCTGTTTTCCTCCATGGCCTTGAGAAGCACATCGCGCTCGTGCTCACGCTTCTCAGCCAGAGCCTTAAGCACCTGAATCTCCTGAGACTGCAGacagaaaggaaagaggaaaatcGAGGGgcgaaaggagagagaaaagccAGATATACAGTTGAATGATGCCTGGCTACTCATTTCCTACCAGAAAGTTCTGATCAATAActgaaaaaagcaaacattgtCAATGACTAAGCAGAAACTGTTATAACAAAAGAATCAATGACGGTCCGCATAAATCAATACGTATTTCAGGTCCAGAATGCGGCTTAGGGTATTAGCGATAAATGATTCAGTTCTCACTAAAGAAAAGCAATTTTTGGAAGGAACAGAATGCAGCAGATGTGTCACTCACTTTCCTTCGGTCCTCAGCTGCCTCCAGCTTCTTTTGAATGTCTTCCAGAGAAACGTCCCTCTTCTTGGGAGGAGCGGTGATGCTGTAACCCAGCTCAGTAGTGGGGGATGGTGTTTTCAGGATCACTTCGAAGGCTTGTCCAGAGGCTCGCTTATTAATGGGCGTGACCTTCATGTCTGTGCACAGACCAGGCACAGCAAAACATATGGGCAACAAGCAAATCAAACACATGTATCAATTAAACAACATTAGAAAACAATCTAATGCAGCTTTGAGACACTTATTCACCTGGATTAAATGTCACTGAGTTTTTCTTTTCGTATGCAGACCCCAAGCTATCTGATAACTTAGAATTAACATAACTTTTTCATTTCCCTTTCCTTACCTTCAAACTCGCCCATCATCTTGTTCCGGGCCTCTGGGTACAAGCAGGAGCAGATGAAGGAGACAAGGGGCAGCTCCTTCATCTTCTCTTTGTAAGCTGCAgcaaaaaacacatcaaataaGCCCTTGGCCCAGATCTGTTATCTGTAATTCCAGCGAATATATGCAAAATGGGAATGGGTTTTCATTTGGGACAAAAAACATCATCACCGCAAACTCTCACAGGGCTGAATTAGCAGCAGCATTGTTTCCAATTATGTGCGCAGTTTTTATAGCCGAGGAAGAGGCATGATATCGTCGAAAGGTCCAGGATTTCAAACAAGCATATTCCCCATAGGCATCCACCTCCTGGACGtatgttaaataatttatttactcAGCAGGCATCCAACTGCATGACTCCActctgattctttttttttttagatttaattttGCAAGTTGGCAGGATGATAACCTACATAATGACTCTTATCTAGTTCATTAGTTTTGCTGAGCTGTTAGAATTTGTGTAGGTCTGTGTGGGATGATATTGATATTACACATTACAGGAACTCGGCATCTTCCCTACAGATGAGTATCAGCTGATAAATCTGTCTTCGGacatgtttttggttttgaatTTGTATCAATAtatctctcttttctcattcCATTGCCCTTCCTCAGCACCCTGTCCCTTTGCTCTATTCATTTCCAGAACTTTCCAGTATACTCTTATCACCATGATAACCCATCACACTGAAGAAACAGAGGTCAGATGAAACAAAGACATGGAAGCAGGCAGGCAAATGAAAGCAGTCCGCTTTTGGTGGTGTGTGAGCCCTAATTTGTAATTACCAGAGTGAACCATTTGAGTGAGGAGAGCAGTGGTGGGGGTTTGGTGCCGGAATACGAAGCACGCATACTGAGCAATCAGGCAAGTGTAGTCACCACGCCTCTTTCTAGACTGTCTAAGCAAGGAGGAAAGACGAATGATTGGCGGTTCAATGAAGCATTTAATTTAGGTCTTCTGATCTGGAGGTCAAAAAGGGGACCCCAGACAGGCCAAACGTCTGTGCTCAGTAAAATCTGTTAAGATTTACTGAGCTTCACTTAGTGAATGCCAAGACAACTGGCAAATCATCATGAGGAGACCACACCCATGCCCTGACCACTGGGCCATAAAAACAAGgtttttctatttttgaaaGAATAGATCAGCGCACATATCAGAGACGACCTGCGATTGCATGCTagaaatgcaataaatatgGATTTAATGCCAAATACAAAGTGACATAAAAAGCACAATGGCCGACGCAGAAAACGTTA
This genomic interval from Silurus meridionalis isolate SWU-2019-XX chromosome 22, ASM1480568v1, whole genome shotgun sequence contains the following:
- the stmn2b gene encoding stathmin-2b gives rise to the protein MAKTAVAYKEKMKELPLVSFICSCLYPEARNKMMGEFEDMKVTPINKRASGQAFEVILKTPSPTTELGYSITAPPKKRDVSLEDIQKKLEAAEDRRKSQEIQVLKALAEKREHERDVLLKAMEENSNFSKMAEEKLTMKMEHNIKNREALLIAMLERLQERERHAQVVRRNKELRDELSADEDLQF